A region from the Thermanaeromonas toyohensis ToBE genome encodes:
- a CDS encoding RibD family protein: protein MEALSFKLQNLKYCLAFRNEALLKEIEEKCAFSTPPKVEKVLGSLLFPCPSDKRPYIYGCMVLSADGKMAFLDNPAGHLISAGNRIDKEGALTDYWILNVCRAYADAVILGAGTLKVPRKWTAKIADPELVEARRTILNKQEDYPYPLIATLDGTDLPLEHEIFSSYPSVGIITSPWGAEWLKERLGRDCTLISSDGEFKEKKARVKIFTRGEGKVPATSEIMKLLRQVGIEYLLVEAPSYIWHLIEEKLLDEFFLTYSCVYVGGEYGLGRTRPFTTSDHPHSVLLTLGYHQGFIYTRQKLIY from the coding sequence TTGGAAGCTTTAAGCTTTAAGCTACAAAATCTCAAATATTGCTTGGCCTTCCGGAATGAAGCGCTTCTTAAAGAAATAGAAGAGAAATGTGCTTTTTCTACCCCGCCTAAAGTAGAAAAAGTCTTAGGTTCCCTCCTTTTCCCCTGTCCTTCTGATAAGAGGCCCTATATTTATGGGTGTATGGTCCTATCGGCGGACGGTAAAATGGCTTTCCTGGATAATCCAGCAGGCCATTTGATTTCAGCGGGAAATCGCATAGATAAAGAAGGGGCCTTGACCGATTATTGGATCTTAAATGTATGCCGTGCTTATGCTGATGCTGTAATTTTAGGCGCGGGAACCTTAAAAGTACCAAGGAAATGGACAGCCAAAATAGCGGATCCAGAACTGGTGGAGGCGCGCCGGACTATACTAAATAAACAGGAAGATTATCCTTATCCTTTAATAGCTACCCTTGATGGCACTGATCTTCCCCTCGAACATGAAATCTTTTCTTCTTACCCTTCAGTAGGTATTATTACTTCCCCTTGGGGGGCGGAATGGCTTAAAGAACGGCTGGGTAGGGATTGTACCCTTATCTCTTCGGATGGGGAATTTAAAGAAAAGAAAGCCCGGGTAAAGATTTTTACCCGGGGAGAGGGGAAGGTTCCCGCTACTTCTGAGATAATGAAGCTTTTGCGCCAGGTGGGGATAGAGTACCTCTTGGTGGAAGCCCCTAGTTATATCTGGCATTTAATAGAAGAGAAGCTGCTGGATGAATTTTTCCTAACCTATTCTTGTGTATATGTTGGAGGTGAATACGGGCTAGGCCGGACCCGGCCCTTTACTACCAGTGACCATCCCCATAGCGTACTTTTAACTTTAGGATACCACCAAGGTTTTATATATACGCGTCAGAAATTGATTTACTAA
- a CDS encoding aldehyde ferredoxin oxidoreductase family protein, which translates to MGKMAWVDLTTRQIRVQEVPKEYTLKYLGSRGIAARILYDHVGPDISPFDPRNLLIFSVGPFTGTPWPCGARYTVTSKSPATGAYGYANSSGFFGPELKKAGYELVVITGKAREPVYLTIFDEQINILPARDLWGKATAETESILRQRYPGSRVASIGPAGENLVYFAAIINDYARAAARTGMGAVMGSKNLKALAVKGSQKLSFPPEFIAIAREAMARVREHPGSQAYRQWGTVALIASKNRIGDMPSKNHRWGQFPGCKNIDAEAVARYTVRTQGCFACPIKCSRVTSVPEGPFKTPETEGPEYETTNALGSNLWNDNIEVIIHANKLCNELGLDTISTGLVISFAMEAREKGLLQGDKYSLAWGDPETILGLIRDIAYREGIGELLAEGVKEASMKLGGLSREFALHVKGVEIPRQEGRVLKAFGLAHATSNRGADHLYALPVIDVAGKIDIAKEWLPKCGPELMEVTSEKFKAHMVRFTEACNALADALGICKFSFTETYALSPYDLAKGLRTLGIPIKDEEILLAGQRIVNLERMYNVRHGFNRKDDYLPPRFLKEPLDVYVHPEDIERVSPQEAELLYKGLTIDLDTMLDEYYTLGGWTKEGIPTPDRLKELGLEDLVKDLP; encoded by the coding sequence ATGGGAAAAATGGCATGGGTAGATCTTACAACCCGTCAAATTAGGGTACAAGAAGTCCCCAAAGAATATACCTTAAAGTACTTAGGGAGCCGGGGGATAGCAGCTAGAATACTCTATGATCATGTAGGGCCAGATATTAGCCCCTTTGATCCCCGCAATCTTTTAATCTTTTCGGTGGGTCCCTTTACAGGAACTCCTTGGCCCTGCGGGGCTCGCTATACAGTTACCTCCAAATCACCAGCCACCGGCGCCTATGGCTACGCTAACAGTTCGGGCTTCTTTGGCCCTGAATTAAAAAAAGCAGGCTACGAGCTGGTAGTTATCACTGGCAAAGCGCGGGAACCTGTATACTTAACTATATTTGATGAACAAATCAACATCCTACCAGCCCGGGATCTATGGGGGAAAGCTACCGCCGAAACTGAAAGTATCCTCCGCCAAAGATATCCAGGAAGCCGGGTGGCTTCCATAGGTCCCGCGGGGGAGAATCTGGTATACTTTGCGGCTATTATTAACGATTACGCCCGGGCTGCAGCCCGCACTGGCATGGGTGCGGTCATGGGTTCTAAGAACCTCAAGGCCCTGGCAGTCAAAGGTTCCCAGAAGCTCTCTTTTCCCCCTGAATTTATAGCTATAGCGCGGGAAGCCATGGCCCGGGTGCGCGAACATCCTGGTAGCCAGGCTTACCGCCAGTGGGGCACTGTAGCGTTGATCGCTTCTAAGAACAGGATAGGCGATATGCCTTCTAAAAATCACCGCTGGGGACAGTTCCCAGGTTGTAAAAACATTGATGCAGAAGCTGTAGCTCGTTACACAGTTCGCACCCAAGGTTGTTTTGCCTGCCCCATTAAATGTTCCCGCGTAACTTCTGTCCCGGAAGGACCCTTTAAAACCCCTGAAACCGAAGGGCCCGAATACGAGACCACCAATGCCCTGGGTTCCAACTTGTGGAACGATAATATAGAAGTGATCATCCATGCTAATAAGCTATGTAATGAACTGGGATTAGATACCATCTCCACTGGTCTGGTTATCTCTTTTGCTATGGAAGCTAGGGAAAAAGGGCTCCTCCAAGGGGATAAGTATAGCCTAGCTTGGGGAGATCCGGAAACCATCTTGGGGCTCATCCGGGATATAGCTTACCGGGAAGGGATAGGCGAGCTTCTCGCGGAAGGGGTAAAAGAGGCCAGTATGAAGCTAGGGGGCTTAAGCCGTGAGTTTGCTCTTCATGTAAAGGGAGTAGAGATCCCGCGGCAAGAAGGCCGGGTGCTTAAAGCCTTTGGGTTAGCCCATGCTACCAGCAACCGGGGAGCAGATCATCTCTATGCCCTGCCAGTGATCGATGTGGCTGGGAAAATAGATATAGCTAAAGAGTGGTTGCCGAAATGCGGCCCCGAGCTTATGGAAGTAACTTCCGAAAAGTTTAAAGCCCATATGGTCCGCTTTACTGAAGCTTGTAATGCCTTGGCGGATGCCTTAGGAATTTGTAAATTTAGCTTTACCGAAACCTATGCTTTATCCCCTTATGACCTGGCCAAAGGATTACGAACCTTAGGGATACCTATTAAAGACGAAGAAATTTTACTTGCTGGACAGCGGATAGTAAATTTAGAACGCATGTATAACGTGCGCCATGGTTTTAACCGGAAAGACGATTATCTCCCGCCACGCTTTTTAAAAGAACCTTTAGACGTATACGTTCACCCTGAAGATATTGAAAGGGTTTCCCCCCAGGAGGCCGAACTCCTTTATAAAGGATTGACCATTGATCTCGATACTATGCTAGACGAATACTATACCTTGGGCGGGTGGACCAAAGAAGGCATCCCCACTCCTGATCGCCTTAAAGAACTAGGCCTCGAGGATTTGGTTAAAGATCTTCCCTAA
- the thiS gene encoding sulfur carrier protein ThiS: MLFKTNSFELDIPSPQSISSLLELLSSQFPSLRDPTLANMLGLSLNGRRVPREEWERTLVEEGDKIEIFNAIVGG; encoded by the coding sequence GTGTTATTTAAAACTAATAGCTTTGAGCTCGATATCCCTTCCCCGCAAAGCATTTCTTCTTTACTTGAACTTCTATCCTCTCAATTTCCTTCCTTGCGGGACCCCACCTTAGCCAATATGTTAGGCTTAAGTTTAAACGGCCGGCGAGTCCCCCGGGAAGAGTGGGAGAGGACCTTAGTAGAAGAAGGAGATAAAATTGAGATTTTCAACGCTATAGTAGGAGGTTAA
- a CDS encoding aldehyde ferredoxin oxidoreductase C-terminal domain-containing protein, producing the protein MKAKILRVNLTKKCWQEEKISLSKMAGGRYLTSYLISREVPPHTRPFSEQNKIILACGPLAGQGISSASRLSVGSKSPLTGGIKEANAGGTAGDALARLGWNAVILEGRSPEWVILVLEEQEVKFLPAERYLGLGNYKTAELLHQEWGKDYSLILIGPAGEKKLWASGVAVTDPCGRPSRMAARGGLGAVMGSKRVKGILLPYGQVSPSLREKRWSLIEAKKEFHHLILKSERIKILAKYGTAETLGLVNTLGALPTRNFRQGQFELAHLINGEALFNLIKERQGAGKHTEKCMAACLIRCSNVVPAPDGTEIVAPLEYETLGLMGANLGVSDLDSIARWNYYLNDLGLDTIEVGAALGVMAEAGLATFGQPLSFEKIILEIYKDGLLGRLAGMGASFCGLALGTERVPAIKGQAISAYDPRGVKGTGLTYLTSPMGADHTAGLTVFAPVDHHTKEGQKELSFRTQIIRAAYDALGLCVFLLSATGQHPDKVVNLLNACYDLELKPHYLEELGAEVISIEKAYNTAAGLPEVEELPEFMKEEPLDPYHLSWDIPPEELACFWENLKVGGRKP; encoded by the coding sequence ATGAAAGCTAAAATACTGCGGGTCAATTTAACTAAAAAATGCTGGCAGGAAGAAAAGATCTCCTTAAGTAAAATGGCTGGTGGGCGCTATTTAACCTCTTACCTAATAAGCCGAGAAGTGCCTCCCCATACCCGGCCCTTTTCAGAGCAAAATAAAATCATACTCGCTTGCGGACCCTTAGCTGGCCAAGGCATATCCAGCGCTAGCCGTTTGTCCGTAGGCTCTAAAAGTCCTTTAACCGGGGGGATAAAAGAAGCTAACGCTGGAGGCACGGCAGGCGATGCTTTAGCGAGGCTCGGGTGGAACGCGGTAATCCTAGAAGGACGCTCGCCAGAATGGGTTATTTTGGTATTAGAAGAGCAAGAGGTAAAGTTTTTACCTGCCGAAAGGTACTTGGGTTTAGGCAATTATAAGACCGCCGAGCTTTTGCACCAAGAATGGGGAAAGGACTATTCCCTCATCCTCATCGGCCCGGCAGGAGAAAAGAAGTTGTGGGCCTCCGGGGTTGCGGTCACTGACCCTTGCGGCCGTCCCAGCCGCATGGCTGCAAGAGGCGGTTTGGGAGCTGTAATGGGGAGCAAGCGGGTAAAGGGGATCTTGCTCCCTTATGGACAAGTTTCACCTTCCCTAAGGGAAAAAAGGTGGTCACTTATAGAAGCCAAGAAAGAATTTCACCACCTTATATTAAAAAGCGAGCGCATTAAAATACTAGCTAAGTACGGTACTGCGGAAACTCTAGGGCTTGTGAACACTTTGGGAGCTCTGCCCACGCGAAATTTCCGGCAGGGCCAGTTTGAGCTGGCCCACTTAATCAACGGGGAGGCTTTGTTTAATCTAATAAAAGAGCGGCAAGGAGCGGGTAAGCATACCGAAAAATGCATGGCTGCTTGCCTAATCCGGTGCTCAAATGTCGTTCCCGCCCCTGATGGTACAGAGATAGTGGCTCCTTTAGAATATGAAACCTTGGGCCTTATGGGCGCCAATTTAGGCGTCTCTGATCTGGATAGCATCGCGCGCTGGAATTATTATTTAAACGATCTGGGTTTAGACACCATTGAAGTAGGGGCTGCCTTAGGAGTTATGGCCGAAGCGGGGCTGGCCACCTTCGGCCAACCTTTAAGCTTCGAAAAAATAATCCTAGAAATATATAAGGACGGCCTTCTAGGTAGATTAGCTGGTATGGGAGCCTCCTTCTGCGGCCTGGCTTTAGGAACTGAGCGGGTTCCTGCCATCAAAGGTCAAGCTATTTCCGCCTACGATCCCCGGGGGGTTAAAGGAACAGGCCTCACTTATTTAACTTCTCCCATGGGAGCTGATCATACAGCAGGCCTGACTGTTTTTGCTCCGGTAGACCATCACACCAAAGAAGGTCAAAAGGAATTATCCTTTAGAACACAGATTATCCGGGCAGCCTATGACGCCTTAGGCCTTTGCGTTTTCCTCCTTTCCGCCACCGGTCAACATCCAGATAAAGTAGTAAACTTGCTTAATGCTTGTTATGATTTAGAGCTTAAACCTCACTATTTAGAGGAATTAGGTGCGGAAGTCATCTCTATAGAGAAGGCTTACAACACGGCGGCCGGTTTACCGGAGGTAGAAGAGCTACCAGAATTTATGAAGGAGGAACCCTTAGACCCTTATCACCTCTCTTGGGATATACCACCAGAAGAGCTGGCCTGCTTTTGGGAAAATCTTAAGGTAGGGGGAAGAAAACCTTGA
- a CDS encoding iron-containing alcohol dehydrogenase: MTIKSFYLPTRIYFGPGARRKLSSFLQAGDRVLVITDQGLVQSGTIGKLEEVLNEIGCLWEIFNEVPANPQALDVEKALKVARDFKVTAVVALGGGSPMDVAKVVSALITNGGRLEEYQWEGKPFTLPGIPLYMLPTTAGTGSEVTQVAVIVDRATKKGIRSEKLLPLASFIDPELMLTLPPFITAITGMDALTHAIEALVARGSHPLTESWAATAIKLLGQYLRRAFAAGDDLRAREQVAMASTLAGAAMDQAGLGIVHALAGPLCSHYDIPHGLANAILLPWGMEYNLVAVPEKYAYIATLLGKKTKGEIRARAREAVTAVRELLSDLELPSTLADFLKEKKNLNQLAQEAANMPLASSNPRPVSVSVCEAILEKVLR, encoded by the coding sequence TTGACCATCAAATCCTTCTATTTGCCCACCAGAATATATTTTGGCCCTGGGGCGCGGCGAAAGCTTTCTTCCTTTTTGCAAGCAGGAGATCGCGTGCTAGTGATCACTGATCAGGGACTGGTGCAAAGCGGGACCATAGGCAAACTAGAAGAAGTGTTAAACGAAATAGGATGCCTCTGGGAAATTTTCAACGAAGTACCGGCTAATCCCCAAGCTTTAGATGTGGAAAAAGCCTTAAAAGTAGCTAGGGATTTTAAAGTGACGGCTGTTGTCGCCCTGGGCGGAGGCAGCCCTATGGATGTGGCCAAGGTGGTCAGCGCCCTTATCACCAATGGCGGTAGGTTAGAAGAGTACCAATGGGAAGGTAAGCCCTTCACTTTACCAGGTATCCCCCTCTACATGTTACCCACTACCGCCGGTACAGGGAGCGAAGTAACCCAGGTAGCCGTTATAGTAGATCGTGCTACTAAAAAAGGTATCCGGAGCGAAAAATTGTTGCCCTTGGCTTCTTTCATAGATCCTGAGCTTATGCTGACTCTCCCCCCTTTTATCACAGCTATAACCGGTATGGATGCCCTCACCCATGCTATCGAAGCTTTAGTGGCGCGGGGAAGCCACCCTCTAACCGAATCTTGGGCAGCTACAGCTATAAAGCTTTTAGGCCAGTACTTAAGAAGGGCCTTTGCTGCAGGTGATGACCTTAGGGCTAGGGAGCAGGTGGCTATGGCCAGCACTTTAGCCGGGGCAGCCATGGACCAAGCAGGATTAGGAATTGTCCATGCCCTAGCCGGCCCCCTCTGCAGCCATTATGATATACCTCATGGTTTGGCTAATGCTATACTTCTTCCCTGGGGCATGGAATATAATTTGGTGGCTGTCCCTGAAAAGTACGCCTATATAGCCACCCTTTTGGGGAAAAAGACAAAGGGAGAAATCCGCGCAAGGGCCAGGGAAGCCGTAACAGCTGTACGCGAACTTTTAAGCGATCTAGAATTGCCTTCTACCTTGGCAGACTTTCTTAAAGAGAAAAAGAATCTAAATCAGCTTGCCCAAGAGGCAGCCAATATGCCCTTAGCTTCTTCCAACCCGCGGCCAGTTTCGGTATCTGTTTGCGAAGCTATCCTGGAAAAGGTCTTAAGATAG
- a CDS encoding BMP family protein: MYIKRYISLFLLLVGMLTLATFTSACTPKTGSATPSSKKEEVKKEKKESNKLKVALVLPGPINDNGWNATAYEGLKAMEKELGVEGSYTENVSQSDQEEIIRGYAQQGYDMIIAHGFQFADAMQRVAPQYPKVKFVINNGSIAKENVCSLVVDNYQIGFLQGAIAAILSKTGKVAAIGGEEMPPIRQTLEGFVQGAKYIKPDIDVKTAMTGSFTDVAKMKEMALSFINQGVDVVMGDANQASLGAIQAAQEKKVLAIGYGADLNNVAPDTVVTSVVQSWAKAMVALGKIVQEGKYEPKVYYMGVKEGAVYLAPFHGFENKLAPEVKEKINKVVEDIKSGKIKVQRSTI; this comes from the coding sequence ATGTATATAAAACGCTATATATCGCTTTTCCTTTTACTTGTGGGTATGCTTACCCTAGCTACTTTTACTAGTGCCTGTACCCCTAAAACAGGCTCTGCCACTCCTTCGTCCAAAAAAGAGGAAGTAAAAAAAGAGAAAAAGGAATCCAACAAGCTTAAAGTAGCTTTAGTGCTACCGGGTCCTATAAACGATAATGGCTGGAATGCTACAGCCTATGAAGGATTAAAGGCCATGGAAAAAGAGTTAGGGGTGGAAGGTAGTTATACTGAAAATGTAAGCCAGTCTGACCAGGAAGAGATAATCCGCGGGTATGCCCAACAAGGGTACGATATGATCATCGCCCATGGTTTCCAGTTCGCTGATGCCATGCAAAGGGTGGCCCCCCAATACCCTAAGGTCAAGTTCGTCATTAATAACGGTAGCATAGCTAAAGAAAATGTATGCTCCCTGGTAGTAGATAATTACCAGATAGGTTTCTTGCAAGGGGCCATAGCGGCTATTTTAAGTAAAACAGGTAAAGTAGCTGCCATAGGAGGAGAAGAGATGCCGCCCATTCGCCAGACTTTAGAAGGATTTGTCCAGGGGGCTAAATATATAAAACCGGATATCGATGTGAAGACAGCCATGACAGGGAGCTTTACTGATGTAGCTAAAATGAAAGAAATGGCCTTAAGCTTTATAAACCAAGGTGTGGACGTAGTTATGGGCGATGCTAACCAGGCCAGCCTAGGAGCTATCCAGGCTGCCCAAGAAAAAAAGGTACTAGCTATTGGTTATGGTGCTGATTTAAATAACGTGGCGCCGGATACGGTGGTTACTAGTGTGGTACAAAGCTGGGCTAAAGCCATGGTAGCCCTGGGTAAAATCGTACAAGAAGGGAAATACGAACCTAAAGTGTATTACATGGGGGTAAAGGAAGGAGCTGTGTATCTTGCGCCTTTCCATGGGTTTGAAAATAAACTTGCGCCAGAGGTAAAAGAAAAAATCAACAAAGTAGTAGAGGATATAAAAAGTGGAAAGATTAAAGTCCAGCGCTCAACTATATAA